In the genome of Armatimonadota bacterium, one region contains:
- a CDS encoding alpha/beta fold hydrolase — translation MAAPQERYLRWQQAVAAAATVPVGLTPRELVWSRDRVRLYRYHGAAPPTYPVPLLLVYALVNKPYIFDLLPGRSFVEFMLGEGFDVYLLDWGSPGLEDRCLGLDDYALDYLPRALEEVRRRAGGERVSVLGYCIGGTLVTLYAGAVPTAPIRNLILLSAPLDFTDRRASLFARWFDERYVDVDRLVETLGNVPAELIEVWAQMLRPVENYIGVYLNLWERLDDPAAVESWQAMHRWVHDGVPFAGTAFRQWVVDHVRGNRLVQGTCTLRGRPVRLEQIRMPVLLVVAEQDHIVPMRQTTGIVDRLGSRDRRVEVMPGGHVGLMSGRQARREVWPKIAAWLRARSGRPRRLAGRGGGRCRWGERSPVGAR, via the coding sequence GTGGCAGCGCCGCAGGAGCGGTACCTGCGTTGGCAGCAAGCCGTGGCGGCCGCGGCCACCGTCCCGGTCGGCCTGACGCCGCGCGAGCTCGTCTGGAGCCGGGACCGGGTGCGGCTCTACCGCTACCACGGCGCCGCCCCCCCGACCTACCCGGTGCCGCTCCTCCTCGTCTACGCCCTGGTGAACAAGCCCTACATCTTCGACCTGCTGCCGGGGCGCAGCTTCGTGGAGTTCATGCTCGGGGAAGGGTTCGACGTCTACCTGCTGGACTGGGGGAGCCCGGGCCTGGAGGACCGATGCCTGGGCCTCGACGACTACGCCCTCGACTACCTCCCGCGCGCGCTCGAGGAGGTGCGGCGACGGGCGGGAGGGGAACGGGTAAGCGTGCTGGGCTATTGCATCGGCGGGACGCTGGTGACGCTCTATGCCGGCGCGGTCCCCACGGCGCCCATCCGCAACCTGATCCTGCTCAGCGCCCCGCTCGACTTCACCGACCGGAGGGCCAGCCTGTTCGCGCGCTGGTTCGACGAGCGCTACGTCGATGTGGACCGGCTCGTGGAAACGCTGGGCAACGTGCCGGCGGAGCTCATCGAGGTGTGGGCCCAGATGCTGCGCCCGGTGGAGAACTACATCGGCGTCTACCTGAACCTGTGGGAGCGGTTGGACGACCCCGCGGCGGTGGAATCCTGGCAGGCGATGCACCGTTGGGTGCACGACGGCGTGCCGTTCGCCGGGACGGCCTTCCGCCAGTGGGTGGTCGACCACGTCCGCGGGAACCGCCTGGTCCAGGGGACCTGCACGCTGCGGGGACGCCCCGTCCGATTGGAGCAGATCCGGATGCCGGTGCTCCTCGTCGTGGCCGAGCAGGACCACATCGTGCCGATGCGCCAGACTACCGGCATCGTGGACCGGCTCGGCAGCCGGGACCGGCGCGTGGAGGTGATGCCCGGCGGGCACGTCGGGCTGATGAGCGGCCGTCAGGCCAGGCGCGAGGTGTGGCCGAAGATCGCCGCCTGGTTGCGGGCGCGCTCGGGCAGGCCCCGGCGCCTGGCCGGGCGAGGGGGGGGACGGTGCAGATGGGGGGAGCGGTCGCCGGTCGGAGCGCGGTAG
- a CDS encoding 3-hydroxybutyrate dehydrogenase → MGGAVAGRSAVVTGAGAGIGRAIARLLAREGARVGVVDLEASTGEDAAREIRDQGGAAVALVADVAQASAVRAMIAKAAEALGGVDILVNNAGLQHVAPVVDFPEERWDRLVGVLLTGTFLCTKYALPHMIARRWGRVVNIASAHGLVASPFKCAYVAAKHGVVGFTKVAAWEVAEHGITVNAVCPGYVRTALVERQIADQARAHGIPEAEVVERIMLQPAAIKRLLEPEEVAALVLYLCSDAAAGITGAALPIDQGWTAR, encoded by the coding sequence ATGGGGGGAGCGGTCGCCGGTCGGAGCGCGGTAGTCACCGGGGCGGGCGCGGGCATCGGGCGGGCCATCGCCCGCCTGCTGGCCCGCGAGGGAGCGCGCGTGGGGGTGGTGGACCTGGAGGCGTCGACCGGCGAGGACGCCGCCCGGGAGATCCGCGACCAGGGGGGAGCGGCGGTGGCCCTGGTCGCCGACGTCGCCCAGGCGTCCGCCGTCCGTGCCATGATCGCCAAGGCGGCGGAGGCACTGGGAGGCGTGGACATCCTGGTGAACAACGCCGGCCTCCAGCACGTCGCCCCCGTCGTCGACTTCCCCGAGGAGCGCTGGGACCGGCTGGTGGGCGTCCTCCTCACCGGCACCTTCCTCTGCACGAAGTACGCCCTGCCGCACATGATCGCCCGGCGCTGGGGGCGCGTGGTGAACATCGCCTCGGCGCACGGGCTGGTGGCCTCGCCGTTCAAGTGCGCGTACGTGGCCGCCAAGCACGGGGTCGTGGGGTTCACCAAGGTGGCGGCCTGGGAGGTGGCGGAGCACGGGATCACCGTGAACGCCGTCTGCCCGGGGTACGTGCGCACGGCCCTGGTGGAGCGCCAGATCGCCGATCAGGCCCGCGCGCACGGCATCCCCGAGGCCGAGGTGGTCGAGCGGATCATGCTGCAGCCGGCGGCCATCAAGCGGCTGCTGGAGCCCGAGGAGGTGGCCGCGCTCGTCCTCTACCTGTGCTCGGACGCCGCGGCCGGCATCACGGGCGCGGCGTTGCCCATCGACCAGGGCTGGACGGCCCGGTAG
- a CDS encoding MaoC family dehydratase → MSGGGPSADRFTPGQRATLTRTITEEDIQAFAALTGDRNPLHLDEAFARRTRFQGRIAHGLLTASLISAVLGTQLPGAGGIYLGQTLRFRRPVRPGDTVTAEVEVAAFDARSRRLSLRTRCVNQRGETVLEGDAELLVEEGG, encoded by the coding sequence GTGAGCGGCGGGGGACCGTCGGCGGACCGCTTCACTCCCGGGCAGCGGGCCACCCTGACGCGGACCATCACCGAGGAGGATATCCAGGCCTTCGCCGCCCTCACCGGGGACCGCAACCCCCTGCACCTGGACGAGGCCTTTGCCCGGCGCACCCGCTTCCAGGGCCGCATCGCCCACGGCCTGCTCACGGCCAGCCTGATCTCGGCGGTGCTGGGCACGCAGCTGCCCGGCGCGGGCGGCATCTACCTGGGACAGACCCTGCGCTTCCGGCGGCCCGTGCGCCCGGGGGACACCGTCACCGCCGAGGTGGAGGTCGCCGCCTTCGACGCGCGCTCCCGGCGGCTGTCGCTGCGGACGCGCTGCGTGAACCAGCGCGGCGAGACCGTGCTGGAGGGTGACGCGGAGCTGCTGGTCGAGGAGGGAGGGTAA
- a CDS encoding succinate dehydrogenase/fumarate reductase iron-sulfur subunit codes for MALTEVKTDAVAAAPGGRTRTVHLRVWRGTAAGGEFRDYTVEVDENAVVLDALHRLQATQAPDLAVRWNCKAGRCGSCSAEVNGRPRLTCMTRLSSLPPDRPVVVAPMKTFPVIKDLVPDVSFNYEVAKTMPVFRPGPKGPDGRYRMTQAEVSRIQEFHKCIECWLCQNVCHVIRDHQENLRHFAGPRFFVRLAALDMHPLDTNPREELARFARDRAGVGFCNITKCCTEVCPEDIHITDNAIIPIKERVVDERYDPLLWLWRKVTGAR; via the coding sequence ATGGCGCTGACCGAGGTGAAGACGGACGCAGTCGCTGCTGCGCCGGGGGGACGGACGCGCACGGTGCACCTGCGGGTGTGGCGCGGGACGGCGGCGGGCGGCGAGTTCCGCGACTACACCGTGGAGGTCGACGAGAACGCCGTCGTCCTGGACGCCCTGCACCGGTTGCAGGCCACCCAGGCCCCCGACCTGGCCGTCCGGTGGAACTGCAAGGCCGGCCGGTGCGGCTCCTGCAGCGCCGAGGTGAACGGCCGTCCCCGCCTCACCTGCATGACGCGCCTCAGCAGCCTGCCGCCCGACCGGCCGGTCGTGGTGGCGCCCATGAAGACCTTCCCCGTCATCAAGGACCTGGTGCCCGACGTCTCCTTCAACTACGAGGTGGCGAAGACCATGCCGGTCTTCCGGCCCGGGCCGAAGGGGCCGGACGGGCGCTACCGGATGACGCAGGCGGAAGTCAGCCGCATCCAGGAGTTCCACAAGTGCATCGAGTGCTGGCTGTGCCAGAACGTCTGCCACGTCATCCGCGACCACCAGGAGAACCTGCGCCACTTCGCCGGGCCGCGCTTCTTCGTCCGCCTGGCGGCCCTGGACATGCACCCCCTCGACACCAACCCGCGCGAGGAGCTGGCCCGCTTCGCCCGGGACCGGGCCGGGGTGGGCTTCTGCAACATCACCAAGTGCTGCACGGAGGTCTGCCCCGAGGACATCCACATCACCGACAACGCCATCATCCCGATCAAGGAGCGCGTGGTCGACGAGCGCTACGACCCCCTCCTCTGGCTCTGGCGGAAGGTGACGGGCGCGCGGTAG
- a CDS encoding fumarate reductase/succinate dehydrogenase flavoprotein subunit codes for MEPYATHDYDVVVIGAGGAGLRAAIEARQAGLRTALVCKSLLGKAHTVMAEGGIAAALGNVWPEDNWRVHFRDTMRGGKLLNNWRMVQLFAQEAPERVLELEEWGAAFDRTPDGLILQRDFGGHRYARLAHVGDRTGLEMIRTLQFRAVHLGVDVFMEVTVQRLLTDAGRVAGAFGYRRGDGGFVLFRAPAVILATGGFGKVWKYTSMSWESTGDGVLLALEAGADLIDMEFVQFHPTGMVWPPSARGILVTEGVRGDGGVLRNREGRRFMFDYIPEFFRAETAETEEEADRWYTDKKHNRRPPELLPRDEVTRAIYYEVKAGRGSPHGGVYLDIASRRPAEYIKARLPSMYHQFKELAGVDITREPMEVYPTCHYAMGGVRVDADSAASTLPGLFAAGEIAGGLHGANRLGGNSLSDLLVFGRRAGLYAAQYVQALRNHPQVALDQVAEAARDLLRPFEGPGGENPYALQAELQETMQELVGIFRTGDELRQALDRIAVLGERLQRVRVEGGREFNPAWHLALDLRAMLRTAEAVTLAALERRESRGGHSRLDYPQADPEWGKVNVVVRLRNGRLELERVPLPPLPDELRAILEERG; via the coding sequence ATGGAGCCCTACGCGACCCACGACTACGACGTGGTGGTGATCGGCGCCGGCGGGGCCGGGCTGCGGGCGGCCATCGAGGCCCGCCAGGCCGGGCTGCGCACGGCGCTCGTCTGCAAGTCGCTGCTGGGCAAGGCGCACACCGTGATGGCGGAAGGCGGCATCGCCGCCGCGCTGGGCAACGTCTGGCCCGAGGACAACTGGCGGGTGCACTTCCGCGACACCATGCGCGGCGGCAAGCTGCTGAACAACTGGCGCATGGTCCAGCTCTTCGCCCAGGAGGCCCCGGAGCGGGTCCTGGAGCTGGAGGAGTGGGGCGCGGCCTTCGACCGCACCCCCGACGGGCTGATCTTGCAGCGCGACTTCGGCGGCCACCGCTACGCCCGGCTGGCCCACGTGGGCGACCGCACCGGCCTGGAGATGATCCGCACCCTGCAGTTCCGCGCCGTGCACCTGGGCGTGGACGTCTTCATGGAGGTGACGGTCCAGCGCCTCCTCACCGACGCCGGCCGCGTGGCCGGCGCCTTCGGCTACCGGCGGGGCGACGGCGGCTTCGTGCTCTTCCGCGCGCCGGCGGTCATCTTGGCCACCGGCGGCTTCGGGAAGGTGTGGAAGTACACGTCGATGTCCTGGGAGTCGACCGGGGACGGGGTGCTGCTGGCGCTGGAGGCCGGGGCCGACCTCATCGACATGGAGTTCGTGCAGTTCCACCCCACGGGGATGGTCTGGCCGCCGAGCGCCCGCGGCATCCTGGTCACGGAGGGCGTGCGGGGGGACGGCGGCGTGCTGCGCAACCGCGAGGGGCGGCGCTTCATGTTCGACTACATCCCCGAGTTCTTCCGGGCCGAGACCGCCGAGACCGAGGAGGAGGCGGACCGCTGGTACACCGACAAAAAGCACAACCGCCGCCCGCCGGAGCTGCTGCCGCGCGACGAAGTCACCCGGGCCATCTACTATGAGGTGAAGGCCGGCCGGGGCAGCCCGCACGGCGGGGTCTACCTGGACATCGCCTCCCGCCGGCCCGCCGAGTACATCAAGGCGCGGCTCCCCTCCATGTACCACCAGTTCAAGGAGCTCGCCGGCGTGGACATCACCCGCGAGCCCATGGAGGTCTACCCCACCTGCCACTACGCCATGGGCGGCGTGCGCGTGGACGCCGACAGCGCCGCCTCCACCCTCCCCGGGCTCTTTGCCGCCGGGGAGATCGCCGGCGGCCTGCACGGGGCGAACCGGCTGGGCGGCAACTCGCTCTCCGACCTGCTGGTCTTCGGGCGGCGCGCCGGCCTCTACGCGGCGCAGTACGTGCAGGCGCTGCGCAACCACCCCCAGGTGGCCCTCGACCAGGTAGCCGAGGCGGCGCGCGACCTGCTCCGCCCCTTCGAGGGGCCGGGGGGCGAGAACCCCTACGCCCTGCAGGCCGAGTTGCAGGAGACGATGCAGGAGCTGGTGGGGATCTTCCGCACCGGGGATGAGCTGCGCCAGGCCCTCGACCGCATCGCCGTGCTGGGCGAGCGGCTGCAGCGCGTGCGCGTGGAGGGCGGCCGGGAGTTCAACCCCGCCTGGCACCTGGCCCTCGACCTGCGGGCGATGCTGCGCACGGCGGAGGCGGTCACGCTGGCCGCGCTGGAACGGCGGGAGAGCCGGGGCGGGCACTCCCGCCTGGACTACCCGCAGGCCGACCCGGAGTGGGGCAAGGTGAACGTGGTGGTCCGACTGCGCAACGGCCGGCTCGAGCTGGAGCGGGTGCCGCTGCCGCCGCTGCCGGACGAGCTGCGGGCCATTCTGGAGGAGCGGGGCTGA
- a CDS encoding class II fumarate hydratase: MSTVQPTSATTRVERDTLGEMTVPADALYGAQTARAVENFPISGLRLGRPFLRALGLIKQAAAETNMALGLLDRRIGEAVAQAAAEVAAGRWDDHFPVDVFQTGSGTSTNNNANEVIANRAAELLGAPRGSKTVHPNDHVNLCQSSNDVIPTAIHVAALQLVHEELLPALDRLHRAFERKAVAFWDVVKTGRTHLMDATPIRLGQEFRGYAGQVERASRRIRLAAGELEEVPLGGTAVGTGTNMHPDFPARAIARLSQLAGVPLRETTNHFQAQAALDALVFASGALRAYATGLMKIANDIRWMASGPHAGLGELRLPELQPGSSIMPGKVNPVIPEAVLMVGAQVQGNDLVVAIGNQWGNFELNTMMPVIAHNLLQAIAVLAAASRVFAEKCVEGVEATGRGPELVEGGLMLATALAPVIGYDRAAEIARTARATGRTIREVARERAGLPDEELDRLLDPARMTAPGLEGAGGGG, encoded by the coding sequence ATGAGCACCGTGCAGCCGACGTCCGCCACCACACGGGTGGAGCGGGACACCCTCGGCGAGATGACCGTCCCCGCCGACGCCCTCTACGGCGCGCAGACGGCGCGGGCCGTGGAGAACTTCCCCATCAGCGGCCTGCGCCTGGGGCGGCCCTTCCTGCGGGCGCTGGGGCTGATCAAGCAGGCGGCGGCGGAGACGAACATGGCCCTCGGCCTGCTCGACCGGCGCATCGGGGAGGCGGTGGCCCAGGCGGCCGCCGAGGTGGCGGCCGGCCGCTGGGACGACCACTTCCCCGTGGACGTCTTCCAGACCGGTTCGGGGACCTCCACCAACAACAACGCCAACGAGGTCATCGCCAACCGCGCCGCCGAGCTGCTCGGCGCGCCGCGCGGGTCCAAAACCGTCCACCCCAACGACCACGTCAACCTCTGCCAGTCCAGCAACGACGTCATCCCCACAGCCATCCACGTCGCCGCCCTGCAGCTCGTCCACGAGGAGCTGCTACCCGCCCTCGACCGCCTGCACCGCGCCTTCGAGCGCAAGGCCGTGGCGTTCTGGGACGTCGTGAAGACCGGGCGCACCCACCTGATGGACGCCACCCCGATCCGCCTGGGGCAGGAGTTCCGCGGCTACGCCGGGCAGGTGGAGCGGGCCAGCCGGCGGATCCGGCTGGCCGCCGGGGAGCTGGAGGAGGTGCCGCTCGGCGGGACGGCGGTGGGCACCGGGACCAACATGCACCCGGACTTCCCCGCCCGCGCCATCGCTCGCCTGAGCCAGCTGGCGGGGGTCCCCCTGCGGGAGACCACGAACCACTTCCAGGCGCAGGCGGCCCTCGACGCGCTCGTCTTCGCCTCGGGGGCGCTGCGGGCCTACGCCACCGGGTTGATGAAGATCGCCAACGACATCCGCTGGATGGCCTCCGGACCGCACGCCGGGCTGGGCGAGCTGCGCCTGCCCGAGCTGCAGCCCGGGTCCTCGATCATGCCCGGGAAGGTGAACCCGGTGATCCCCGAGGCGGTGCTCATGGTGGGGGCGCAGGTGCAGGGGAACGACCTGGTGGTGGCCATCGGCAACCAGTGGGGCAACTTCGAGCTCAACACGATGATGCCCGTCATTGCCCACAACCTGCTCCAGGCCATCGCGGTGCTCGCGGCGGCCTCGCGCGTCTTCGCCGAGAAGTGCGTCGAGGGGGTGGAGGCGACCGGCCGCGGGCCGGAGCTGGTGGAGGGCGGGCTCATGCTGGCCACGGCGCTCGCCCCCGTCATCGGCTACGACCGCGCCGCCGAGATCGCCCGCACGGCGCGGGCCACCGGCCGGACCATCCGCGAGGTGGCCCGGGAGCGCGCGGGCCTCCCCGACGAGGAGCTCGACCGGCTGCTCGACCCCGCGCGCATGACCGCCCCGGGGCTCGAGGGCGCCGGCGGGGGAGGGTAG
- a CDS encoding FadR/GntR family transcriptional regulator: MARPAVLLAARAPGGALFRPVRRQRLYEDIVGQIQTLIADRHLQPGDRLPGERELADALSVSRASVREALRVLDYIGVVEVRAGEGTFVASTPPRPLDPSVYRLLSERTFLLDVLEAREIVETMVVRLAAARLDGEDLAALERALERREAELAAGRDDVAGDLRFHEALADATGNPALVSVVRHLNELWARSRERTGRQPASPRQAHAYHARILRALRRRQVAAAVRAMREHLADMRRDLEAGLGMGRRLVRRAPDGRGRGERPRPLSGAPGRGEG; this comes from the coding sequence ATGGCCAGACCAGCAGTCCTCTTGGCCGCTCGGGCGCCCGGCGGGGCCCTCTTCCGCCCCGTGCGCCGCCAGCGCCTCTACGAGGACATCGTGGGCCAGATCCAGACGCTCATCGCCGACCGGCACCTCCAGCCCGGCGACCGCCTGCCCGGCGAGCGCGAGCTGGCCGATGCCCTCTCGGTGAGCCGGGCCTCCGTGCGGGAGGCCCTGCGCGTCCTGGACTACATCGGCGTGGTGGAGGTGCGCGCCGGGGAGGGCACCTTCGTCGCCTCCACCCCGCCCCGCCCGCTCGACCCCTCGGTCTACCGGCTCCTCTCCGAACGCACCTTCCTCCTCGACGTCCTGGAGGCGCGCGAGATCGTCGAGACGATGGTGGTGCGCCTGGCCGCGGCCCGCCTCGACGGCGAAGACCTGGCGGCGCTGGAGCGGGCACTCGAGCGGCGCGAGGCGGAGCTGGCCGCCGGCCGAGACGATGTGGCCGGGGACCTCCGCTTCCACGAGGCCCTGGCGGACGCCACGGGCAACCCCGCGCTGGTCAGCGTCGTGCGCCACCTCAACGAGCTCTGGGCCCGCTCGCGGGAGCGCACGGGGCGCCAGCCGGCCAGCCCCCGCCAGGCGCACGCCTACCACGCCCGCATCCTCCGGGCGCTGCGGCGCCGTCAGGTGGCGGCCGCGGTGCGGGCGATGCGGGAGCATCTGGCCGACATGCGCCGCGATCTGGAGGCGGGGCTGGGGATGGGGCGCCGGCTAGTGCGGCGCGCGCCGGACGGGCGGGGCCGCGGGGAGCGGCCGCGGCCGCTGTCCGGCGCGCCGGGACGGGGGGAGGGATGA
- the icd gene encoding isocitrate dehydrogenase (NADP(+)) — protein MAVLQQLSPPREGEAITIRDGRLHVPAHPIIPFIEGDGIGPDIWRAARRVFDAAVAQAYRGERRVVWFEVYAGEKAYRLFGEWLPEDTLRAFQHYVVGIKGPLTTPVGGGIRSLNVALRQLLDLYACVRPVRWFRNVPSPVRHPEQVDVVIFRENSEDIYAGLEFPSGSPEAQRLIAFVREAFGWRVREDSGVGLKPMSPFGTKRLVRKALRYALERGRRSVTLVHKGNIMKFTEGAFRDWGYEVAREEFGDRIVTWEEVQRDYGGRVPEGRLLVQDTIADVTFQHLLTRPRDFDVIATGNLNGDYLSDAVAAQVGGIGMAPGGNLSDFHAVFEATHGTAPKYANQDKVNPGSLILSGVMMFEHLGWTEAAALIVRGMERTFEEKIMTYDLARLTEGAREVRTSEFAEAVVRHMAP, from the coding sequence ATGGCCGTCCTGCAGCAGCTCTCCCCGCCCCGCGAGGGCGAGGCCATCACCATTCGCGACGGCCGGCTGCACGTGCCGGCGCACCCTATCATCCCCTTCATCGAGGGGGACGGCATCGGGCCCGACATCTGGCGCGCCGCGCGGCGGGTCTTCGACGCGGCAGTGGCGCAGGCCTACCGCGGGGAGCGGCGTGTGGTCTGGTTCGAGGTCTACGCGGGCGAGAAGGCCTACCGCCTCTTCGGCGAGTGGCTGCCCGAGGACACCCTGCGGGCCTTCCAGCACTACGTCGTGGGTATCAAGGGGCCGCTCACCACCCCCGTGGGCGGGGGGATCCGCAGCCTCAACGTGGCGCTCCGCCAGCTCCTCGACCTGTACGCCTGCGTGCGCCCGGTGCGCTGGTTCCGGAACGTCCCCTCGCCGGTGCGCCACCCCGAGCAGGTGGACGTGGTCATCTTCCGCGAGAACTCCGAGGACATCTACGCCGGGCTGGAGTTCCCCAGCGGCAGCCCGGAGGCGCAGCGCCTGATCGCCTTCGTCCGCGAGGCCTTCGGCTGGCGGGTGCGCGAGGACAGCGGCGTGGGCCTCAAGCCCATGAGCCCCTTCGGGACGAAGCGCCTCGTGCGCAAGGCCCTGCGCTACGCCCTGGAGCGCGGGCGGCGCAGCGTGACGCTCGTGCACAAGGGCAACATCATGAAGTTCACGGAAGGCGCCTTCCGCGACTGGGGCTACGAGGTGGCCCGCGAGGAGTTCGGCGACCGCATCGTCACCTGGGAGGAGGTGCAGCGCGACTACGGCGGCCGCGTCCCCGAGGGACGCCTCCTGGTGCAGGACACCATCGCCGACGTGACCTTCCAGCACCTGCTCACCCGGCCGCGCGACTTCGACGTCATCGCCACGGGCAACCTCAACGGCGACTACCTCTCCGACGCGGTGGCCGCCCAGGTGGGCGGCATCGGCATGGCCCCGGGCGGGAACCTCAGCGACTTCCACGCCGTCTTCGAGGCCACCCACGGCACCGCGCCGAAGTACGCCAACCAGGACAAGGTTAACCCCGGGTCGCTCATCCTCTCGGGCGTGATGATGTTCGAGCACCTGGGGTGGACCGAGGCGGCGGCGCTGATCGTCCGGGGGATGGAGCGGACCTTCGAGGAGAAGATCATGACCTACGACCTGGCCCGCCTCACCGAGGGCGCGCGCGAGGTCCGCACCAGTGAGTTCGCCGAAGCGGTGGTCCGCCACATGGCCCCGTAG
- the mdh gene encoding malate dehydrogenase, which yields MARPKVSIIGAGTVGTAAAHWIASRQLADVVLVDVIEGLPQGKALDLQQAGPIAGFNVRVTGSTDYGPTAGSAVVVITAGIARKPGMTREQLIDTNAGIVRGVVEQVTRTSPDAVLIVVTNPLDAITYLTYRTAGLPRQRVIGESGALDSTRFRTFLALELGVAVEDVHALVIGAHTDTDMVPLPRFATVRGIPVSHFLPPARLEAVVARTRRGGAEITELMKASAFTAPGAAICEMVEAVLRDSRRVIPCCVYLDGEYGQRDVCIGVPVVLGARGVERIIELPLDEAERRAFEASVGAVRAMLAGLTV from the coding sequence GTGGCACGTCCCAAGGTCTCGATCATCGGTGCCGGCACCGTGGGGACGGCGGCGGCGCACTGGATCGCCAGCCGCCAGCTCGCCGACGTGGTCCTGGTGGACGTCATCGAGGGGCTGCCGCAGGGCAAGGCGCTGGACCTCCAGCAGGCCGGGCCCATCGCCGGGTTCAACGTGCGGGTCACCGGCAGCACCGACTACGGACCGACGGCGGGCTCGGCGGTGGTGGTCATCACCGCCGGCATCGCCCGCAAGCCGGGCATGACCCGCGAGCAGCTCATCGACACCAACGCCGGGATCGTGCGCGGGGTGGTCGAGCAGGTCACCCGCACCTCCCCCGACGCCGTCCTCATCGTCGTCACCAACCCGCTGGACGCCATCACCTACCTGACCTACCGGACCGCCGGGCTGCCCCGCCAGCGGGTGATCGGCGAGTCGGGGGCGCTGGACAGCACCCGCTTCCGCACCTTCCTGGCCCTGGAGCTCGGCGTGGCGGTGGAGGACGTGCACGCGCTGGTCATCGGCGCGCACACCGACACGGACATGGTGCCCCTGCCGCGCTTCGCCACGGTGCGCGGCATCCCCGTCAGCCACTTCCTCCCCCCGGCCCGGCTGGAGGCCGTGGTGGCCCGCACGCGCCGGGGCGGCGCGGAGATCACCGAGCTGATGAAGGCCAGCGCCTTCACCGCGCCCGGGGCGGCCATCTGCGAGATGGTCGAGGCGGTCCTGCGCGACAGCCGGCGGGTGATCCCCTGCTGCGTCTACCTGGACGGGGAGTACGGGCAGCGGGACGTCTGCATCGGGGTGCCGGTGGTGCTGGGGGCGCGCGGGGTGGAGCGCATCATCGAGCTGCCGCTGGACGAGGCCGAGCGTCGCGCCTTCGAGGCCTCCGTGGGTGCGGTGCGGGCGATGCTGGCCGGGCTGACGGTGTAG
- a CDS encoding putative toxin-antitoxin system toxin component, PIN family, whose protein sequence is MIRAVVDPGVLVAALLAPDGTPARLVRSWLQGAFELVACARLLAELEEVLLRPEFRRYATADEVRDYVDVFRRLATAVPDPTDIPRATPDPGDDYLVALARASGATALVSGDRHLLGLRGARPPVMTPRHFLDLLHGA, encoded by the coding sequence GTGATCCGTGCGGTCGTGGACCCCGGGGTGCTGGTGGCAGCGCTGCTCGCTCCCGACGGCACGCCGGCACGGCTCGTCCGCTCCTGGCTCCAGGGGGCCTTCGAGCTGGTGGCCTGTGCACGGCTCCTCGCCGAACTGGAGGAGGTGCTGCTGAGGCCGGAGTTTCGTCGGTACGCGACAGCCGACGAGGTGAGGGACTACGTCGACGTCTTCCGCCGCCTCGCCACAGCGGTGCCGGACCCGACCGACATTCCCCGGGCGACCCCTGATCCCGGAGACGACTACCTGGTGGCGCTGGCCAGGGCGTCGGGCGCGACGGCCCTCGTGTCCGGCGACCGCCATCTGCTGGGGTTGCGGGGGGCGAGGCCCCCCGTGATGACCCCACGCCACTTCCTCGACCTCCTGCACGGAGCGTAG